The Dokdonella koreensis DS-123 genome has a segment encoding these proteins:
- a CDS encoding efflux RND transporter periplasmic adaptor subunit, which produces MDIARPELKLKKRRRQLLIGGIVAALVTAAGVGIASLGPAVASVERSSVLVDTVKRGELLREVRGPGTLVPKEIRWIAAETSARVERIVVKPGAAVEPDTVILELNNPEVDDQLLAAKSAVTAAEADLAVRRATLQSTLLDQKASLAQVEAEYESARLLAEAEATLTGKGIIPGIQSKRSALSAGQLKTRLGIEHERIEQFSQNMRAQIAADQARLDQLAATRDLRQRQADALQVRAGIAGVLQQVPVEEGQQVAAGANLARVARPGELMAELRIAETQAKDIVLNQPVRVDTRNGIVPGKVLRVDPAVQNGTVQVDVELTGDLPPGARPDLSVDGTIEIERLPDVLYVGRPAYGQPDSEVRLFRVDPASGIAARVPVRLGKASVNLIEVQQGLEVGDRVVLSDTSAYDQHDRIRLK; this is translated from the coding sequence ATGGACATCGCACGCCCCGAACTCAAACTCAAGAAGCGCCGCCGTCAGTTGCTGATCGGTGGCATCGTCGCCGCGCTCGTCACCGCTGCCGGTGTCGGCATCGCCAGCCTCGGTCCCGCCGTCGCCTCGGTCGAGCGCTCCAGCGTCCTGGTCGATACCGTCAAGCGCGGCGAGCTGCTGCGCGAAGTGCGCGGCCCCGGCACCCTGGTACCCAAGGAGATCCGCTGGATCGCCGCGGAGACCTCGGCGCGCGTGGAGCGCATCGTGGTCAAGCCGGGCGCGGCGGTAGAGCCGGACACGGTCATCCTCGAACTCAACAACCCCGAGGTGGACGACCAGCTGCTGGCCGCCAAGTCGGCGGTTACCGCGGCCGAGGCGGACCTGGCCGTGCGCCGCGCGACGCTGCAGTCGACCCTGCTCGACCAGAAGGCGAGCCTGGCCCAGGTGGAGGCCGAGTACGAATCGGCGCGCCTGCTGGCCGAGGCCGAGGCCACGCTGACCGGCAAGGGCATCATCCCCGGCATCCAGTCCAAGCGCAGTGCGCTGTCGGCCGGGCAGCTCAAGACGCGCCTGGGCATCGAGCACGAGCGCATCGAGCAGTTCAGCCAGAACATGCGCGCGCAGATCGCCGCCGACCAGGCCCGCCTGGACCAGCTGGCCGCCACGCGCGACCTGCGCCAGCGCCAGGCCGACGCACTGCAGGTGCGCGCCGGCATCGCCGGCGTGCTGCAGCAGGTGCCGGTGGAGGAGGGCCAGCAGGTCGCCGCCGGCGCCAACCTGGCGCGCGTGGCGCGGCCGGGCGAGCTGATGGCGGAGCTGCGCATCGCCGAGACGCAGGCCAAGGACATCGTGCTGAACCAGCCGGTGCGCGTGGACACCCGCAACGGCATCGTGCCGGGCAAGGTACTGCGCGTGGACCCGGCCGTGCAGAACGGCACGGTGCAGGTGGACGTGGAGCTGACCGGCGACCTGCCGCCCGGCGCGCGTCCGGACCTGTCGGTGGACGGCACCATCGAGATCGAACGGCTGCCCGACGTGCTCTACGTCGGCCGGCCGGCCTACGGCCAGCCCGATTCGGAAGTGCGCCTGTTCCGCGTCGATCCGGCCAGCGGCATCGCCGCCCGCGTGCCGGTGCGCCTGGGCAAGGCCTCGGTCAACCTGATCGAGGTCCAGCAGGGGCTGGAGGTGGGCGACCGTGTCGTACTGTCCGACACCAGCGCCTACGACCAGCACGACCGTATCCGCCTCAAGTGA
- a CDS encoding ABC transporter permease, whose amino-acid sequence MNTVRFAIRQLARTPGFTVVAVLTLALGIGACAAMFGILNAVLLKPLPVQAPDRLAFVEGAGADKGLSARTLQVETLLAWQRESRAFEAVGGYFAFFDYQQYTLTAADGPQRVRAVPVTQNFLDVLGVRPQLGRNFVQAEATWDTPTALMSDRYWRRHYDADPGVVGRTLSINGKPTTVIGVLPASFDFGSVFAPGSDIDLLTPFPLTEETQSWGNTLFAVGRLAPGATPSSAQTELDTINARLSAEHPDRGRLDADVKSLEAYVRGPFRAAFLILFGAVVCLLLIACANLSNLLLTRAQARRKETAVRVALGARRLHLIAQALTESLLLALGGGLLGVVVAAFVTNALSGLRTFSIPLLDTARVDLPALAFAFAAACFAGALCGLWPALALWRGETQTALRAGGGAGDMGPAAARTRRGLVVAQVALACLLLTGASLLIRSFVAVMNVELGFRPQQAVAWRVDAVRSFENDAERVAYYERMVERVLAVPGVAAAGLSDTLPLGRNRSWGAAAEGVTYARGAYPIASPRLVDRRYLETLGVPLRAGRYFDARDGADAPKAVIVSETMARQLWPDRDPLGQRLMGAPDGQAHGTVIGVVGDVPRAIEEAPTPEMYFDLRQNADYGSVELLVRSSGATDALVPAVRAALREFDPTLASGDYTTLEAVVGHAAAPRRLTSSMLGGFSSLALLLAGLGVYGVIAYSIGQRTREIAVRLAVGSRRRGVVGLIVGEGLRIAVLGAGIGLVAALAGARVLQSLLFGVSAFDPMTFVLNAAVVLGVAVLAALIPALRAAATDPVAALR is encoded by the coding sequence ATGAATACGGTGCGCTTCGCGATCCGCCAACTGGCCCGTACGCCCGGCTTCACCGTGGTGGCGGTACTCACGCTCGCGCTCGGCATCGGCGCCTGCGCGGCGATGTTCGGCATCCTCAACGCGGTGCTGTTGAAGCCGCTGCCGGTACAGGCGCCCGATCGCCTGGCCTTCGTCGAAGGTGCCGGCGCCGACAAGGGCTTGTCGGCGCGGACGCTGCAGGTCGAGACGCTGCTGGCCTGGCAGCGGGAAAGCCGGGCGTTCGAGGCGGTCGGCGGCTATTTCGCGTTCTTCGACTACCAGCAGTACACGCTGACCGCAGCGGACGGCCCGCAGCGCGTGCGTGCGGTGCCGGTCACGCAGAACTTCCTCGACGTCCTCGGCGTGCGCCCGCAGCTGGGCCGCAACTTCGTCCAGGCCGAGGCCACCTGGGACACGCCCACCGCACTGATGAGCGACCGCTACTGGCGCCGCCACTACGACGCCGACCCGGGCGTGGTCGGCCGCACGCTCAGCATCAACGGCAAGCCGACCACGGTGATCGGCGTGCTGCCGGCCAGCTTCGACTTCGGCTCGGTGTTCGCGCCGGGCAGCGACATCGACCTGCTGACGCCGTTTCCGCTGACCGAGGAAACCCAGAGCTGGGGCAATACGCTGTTCGCGGTCGGCCGCCTGGCCCCCGGCGCGACGCCCAGCTCGGCGCAGACCGAGCTGGACACGATCAACGCACGGCTCAGCGCCGAGCATCCCGACCGCGGCCGCCTCGATGCGGACGTGAAGAGCCTGGAAGCCTACGTGCGCGGTCCGTTCCGCGCCGCGTTCCTGATCCTGTTCGGCGCGGTGGTCTGCCTGTTGCTGATCGCCTGCGCGAACCTGTCGAACCTGCTGCTGACGCGTGCCCAGGCACGTCGCAAGGAGACCGCGGTGCGCGTCGCGCTCGGCGCGCGGCGGCTGCACCTGATCGCCCAGGCGCTGACCGAGAGCCTGCTGCTCGCACTGGGCGGCGGACTGCTCGGCGTCGTTGTCGCGGCGTTCGTCACGAATGCGCTGTCCGGGCTGCGCACGTTCTCGATCCCCTTGCTGGACACCGCGCGCGTCGATCTGCCGGCGCTCGCGTTCGCGTTCGCGGCGGCCTGCTTCGCCGGCGCGCTGTGCGGCCTCTGGCCGGCGCTCGCGTTGTGGCGCGGCGAGACGCAGACGGCGCTGCGCGCCGGCGGCGGTGCCGGCGACATGGGGCCGGCCGCCGCGCGCACGCGGCGCGGCCTGGTCGTCGCCCAGGTCGCGCTGGCCTGCCTGCTGCTGACCGGCGCCAGCCTGCTGATCCGCAGCTTCGTCGCGGTGATGAACGTCGAGCTCGGCTTCCGGCCGCAGCAGGCGGTGGCCTGGCGCGTCGACGCGGTGCGCAGCTTCGAGAACGACGCCGAACGCGTGGCCTACTACGAGCGCATGGTCGAGCGCGTGCTGGCCGTGCCGGGCGTCGCCGCGGCCGGCCTGTCCGATACCTTGCCGCTCGGCCGCAACCGCAGCTGGGGCGCCGCGGCCGAGGGCGTCACCTACGCGCGCGGCGCGTATCCGATCGCCTCGCCGCGCCTGGTCGACCGCCGCTACCTGGAGACGCTCGGCGTGCCGCTGCGCGCCGGCCGCTACTTCGACGCACGCGACGGCGCGGACGCCCCGAAGGCGGTCATCGTCAGCGAGACGATGGCGCGCCAGCTCTGGCCGGACCGCGATCCGCTCGGCCAGCGCCTGATGGGCGCACCGGACGGCCAGGCCCACGGCACCGTGATCGGCGTCGTCGGCGACGTGCCGCGCGCGATCGAGGAGGCGCCGACGCCGGAGATGTACTTCGACCTGCGCCAGAACGCCGACTACGGCTCGGTCGAGCTGCTGGTGCGCAGCAGCGGTGCGACCGACGCGCTGGTGCCGGCCGTGCGCGCGGCACTGCGCGAGTTCGATCCGACGCTCGCCAGCGGCGACTACACGACGCTCGAAGCGGTCGTCGGCCATGCCGCGGCACCGCGCCGCCTGACCAGCTCGATGCTCGGCGGCTTCTCGTCGCTGGCGCTGCTGCTGGCGGGCCTGGGTGTCTACGGCGTGATCGCCTATTCGATCGGCCAGCGCACGCGCGAGATCGCGGTGCGCCTGGCGGTCGGCAGCCGCCGCCGCGGCGTGGTCGGCCTGATCGTCGGCGAGGGCCTGCGCATCGCCGTGCTCGGTGCCGGCATCGGCCTGGTCGCCGCGCTCGCCGGCGCGCGCGTGCTGCAGAGCCTGCTGTTCGGCGTGAGCGCGTTCGATCCGATGACCTTCGTGCTGAACGCGGCGGTCGTGCTCGGCGTGGCGGTGCTGGCGGCGCTGATTCCCGCGCTGCGGGCGGCCGCCACCGATCCGGTCGCGGCATTGCGATGA
- the chrA gene encoding chromate efflux transporter, which translates to MEPAIHTPPRRTAPTGEAGAVFVAFLLLGLTAFGGPIAHIGYFREAFVRRRGWLDEATFAQLLAVCQFLPGPASSQLGLAIGLLRAGWKGAVAAFAGFTLPSALLMFVLALLAPRLGAAGAVLVHGLKLVAVAVVASGTLGMARQLTPDAPRLAIAALAAALVLWLPVPSMQLVVIGGSAVLGLALCRQVRAPAAVAFPVRYGLRTGAVLFAACLLGLAAALLLPASPSASIGGLFAAFYRAGALVFGGGHVVLPLLQQATVDPGWIEPPVFLAGYGAAQAVPGPMFTLAAFLGAAALPDAPAAGAAAALAGIFLPGFALLLAVLPAWSRLVRGRHAGPAMAGVNAAVVGLLAAALYDPVWTTGVAGPVDAAIALAGFALLTFARLPPLAVVAGCLAATALATWLA; encoded by the coding sequence ATGGAACCGGCTATCCACACGCCGCCTCGGCGGACCGCACCGACCGGCGAAGCCGGCGCGGTCTTCGTCGCGTTCCTGCTGCTGGGCCTGACCGCGTTCGGCGGGCCGATCGCGCACATCGGCTATTTCCGCGAGGCCTTCGTCCGCCGTCGCGGCTGGCTCGACGAGGCCACGTTCGCGCAGCTGCTGGCGGTCTGCCAGTTCCTGCCGGGGCCGGCCAGCAGCCAGCTGGGGCTGGCGATCGGCCTGCTGCGCGCCGGTTGGAAGGGCGCCGTGGCGGCGTTCGCCGGCTTCACGCTGCCTTCGGCGCTGCTGATGTTCGTCCTGGCGCTGCTGGCGCCGCGCTTGGGAGCGGCCGGCGCGGTGCTGGTGCACGGCCTCAAGCTGGTCGCGGTGGCCGTGGTCGCCAGCGGCACGCTCGGCATGGCGCGCCAGCTCACGCCGGATGCGCCGCGGCTCGCCATCGCGGCGCTGGCCGCCGCGCTGGTGCTGTGGCTGCCGGTGCCGTCGATGCAACTCGTGGTCATCGGCGGCAGCGCGGTGCTGGGCCTGGCGCTGTGCCGGCAGGTCCGGGCGCCGGCCGCGGTGGCGTTTCCGGTCCGCTACGGACTGCGGACCGGCGCCGTGCTGTTCGCCGCCTGCCTGCTCGGCCTGGCGGCGGCGCTGCTGCTGCCGGCGTCGCCGTCGGCCTCGATCGGTGGCCTCTTCGCCGCGTTCTACCGGGCCGGCGCGCTGGTGTTCGGCGGCGGGCACGTGGTGCTGCCGCTGCTGCAGCAGGCGACGGTCGATCCGGGCTGGATCGAGCCGCCGGTGTTCCTGGCCGGCTACGGCGCGGCGCAGGCGGTGCCGGGGCCGATGTTCACGCTGGCGGCGTTTCTTGGCGCGGCGGCGCTGCCGGATGCGCCGGCGGCGGGCGCGGCGGCGGCCCTGGCCGGCATCTTCCTGCCGGGCTTCGCGCTGCTGCTGGCCGTGCTGCCGGCTTGGTCGCGCCTGGTGCGGGGCCGCCATGCCGGGCCGGCGATGGCCGGCGTCAACGCGGCGGTGGTCGGGCTGCTCGCCGCCGCGCTGTACGACCCGGTCTGGACCACCGGGGTCGCGGGGCCGGTCGATGCGGCGATCGCGCTGGCCGGTTTCGCGCTGCTGACGTTCGCCCGGCTGCCGCCGCTGGCCGTCGTCGCCGGCTGCCTGGCCGCGACGGCCCTGGCGACCTGGCTGGCCTGA
- a CDS encoding ABC transporter permease: MRDLRQALRSLRATPGFVLIAVLTLGIGIGSVGAVYSVVSGTLLKPLPYPDADRIVRIHRENREKPTFGGPVSQPLLDAWRSGTHEAFAAFGAFAGATANFRAGDAPAERLVAYRVTPDFWRVMALAPQVGRYFGEAEEASGEAVVVLGHGFWQKRFGGRADIVGSEVLLNGVAHRVVGVTASAFRYPGTVDVYVPTHLVASAADADSSYLSVIARLAPGVTLAQARAAMEVVGARLRAADVGRYDGLDARLTALSSVLVSDVRQPLLVLLGAAALVLLIACVNLANLLLARGAVRRRELAVRAALGAGKARLLRLVLAETVLIAVAGSVLGLLGAAAAVPLLLAGAPELMPSHSAIGVDAGVVAASVAVAVTTMLAFSLLPALRAAGVAPVGALNEEGRDGSGGRERSRLRGLLVAGEIALALVLLAGAGLLIESLRQVGRADTGVVADGVLTATFVLPTAHDPFAGDFTENYKRHSALLATRLDAVIDRVAAMPGVEAVALSDALPLSGMDNVSSAMQVVGRDGPSAEAGANWRFVNPGFLRTLRIGLVAGRNLDRSDARPGEFPATVMVNQAFARRFLPEGDPIGRQLTFLGGPKTIVGVVADSRTMGYEHAPVPEVYMHHAQAIQTQFSLALKVSGDPMAQAQALRRALAEVDPAMPVFAVRTLAEMGAAGLALRAFNLRLMVAFSAVALLLAAIGIYGVIAGSVGQRRREIGLRQAVGARALDIHRLVLGTGLRMIVPGVVAGVLGALALGRLLAAQLYGVGSADPGVLAAVVAVLGLVALAACLIPARRAARVAPMEALRRD; encoded by the coding sequence ATGCGTGATCTTCGCCAGGCGCTGCGCAGCCTGCGCGCGACGCCGGGCTTCGTGCTGATCGCGGTGCTGACGCTCGGTATCGGCATCGGCAGTGTCGGCGCCGTCTACAGCGTGGTCAGCGGTACCCTGCTCAAGCCGCTGCCGTACCCGGATGCGGACCGGATCGTGCGCATCCATCGCGAGAACCGCGAGAAGCCGACCTTCGGCGGGCCGGTGTCGCAGCCGCTGCTGGACGCCTGGCGCAGCGGCACGCACGAGGCCTTCGCCGCGTTCGGCGCGTTCGCCGGTGCGACGGCCAACTTTCGCGCCGGTGACGCACCGGCCGAGCGGCTGGTCGCCTACCGGGTGACACCGGACTTCTGGCGCGTGATGGCGCTGGCGCCGCAGGTGGGCCGCTACTTCGGCGAGGCCGAGGAGGCCAGCGGCGAGGCGGTGGTGGTGCTCGGCCACGGCTTCTGGCAGAAGCGCTTCGGCGGCCGTGCCGACATCGTCGGCAGCGAGGTCCTGCTCAACGGCGTGGCGCATCGCGTGGTCGGCGTGACCGCCTCGGCGTTCCGGTATCCCGGCACGGTGGACGTCTACGTGCCGACGCACCTGGTGGCCTCGGCGGCCGACGCCGACAGCAGCTACCTGTCGGTGATCGCGCGACTGGCGCCGGGCGTGACGCTGGCGCAGGCACGTGCGGCGATGGAGGTGGTCGGCGCGCGCCTGCGCGCGGCCGACGTGGGGCGCTACGACGGCCTCGACGCGCGGCTGACCGCCTTGTCGAGCGTGCTGGTCAGCGACGTGCGCCAGCCGCTGCTGGTCCTGCTGGGGGCGGCGGCGCTGGTGCTGCTGATTGCCTGCGTGAACCTGGCCAACCTGCTGCTGGCCCGCGGTGCCGTCCGCCGCCGCGAGCTGGCGGTGCGCGCGGCGCTCGGCGCCGGCAAGGCGCGCCTGCTGCGGCTGGTGCTGGCCGAGACGGTGCTGATCGCCGTAGCCGGCAGCGTGCTCGGCCTGCTGGGCGCCGCGGCGGCGGTGCCGCTGCTGCTGGCCGGCGCGCCGGAGCTGATGCCGAGCCACAGCGCCATCGGTGTCGATGCCGGCGTGGTCGCGGCCAGTGTCGCGGTGGCCGTGACGACGATGCTGGCGTTCTCGCTGCTGCCGGCACTGCGCGCGGCCGGCGTGGCGCCGGTGGGCGCCCTCAACGAGGAAGGCCGCGACGGCAGCGGCGGACGCGAGCGCAGTCGCCTGCGCGGCCTGCTGGTGGCCGGCGAGATCGCGTTGGCGCTGGTGCTGCTGGCCGGCGCAGGCCTGCTGATCGAAAGCCTGCGCCAGGTCGGCCGCGCCGATACCGGCGTCGTCGCCGACGGCGTGCTGACCGCCACCTTCGTGCTGCCGACCGCGCACGATCCGTTCGCCGGCGACTTCACCGAGAACTACAAGCGCCATTCCGCGCTGCTCGCCACGCGCCTGGACGCGGTGATCGACCGCGTCGCGGCGATGCCCGGCGTCGAGGCGGTGGCATTGAGCGACGCGCTGCCGCTGTCGGGCATGGACAACGTCAGCTCGGCCATGCAGGTGGTCGGCCGGGACGGGCCGTCGGCGGAGGCCGGCGCCAACTGGCGTTTCGTCAACCCCGGTTTCCTGCGCACGCTCCGCATCGGCCTGGTCGCCGGCCGCAACCTGGACCGCAGCGACGCGCGGCCGGGCGAGTTCCCGGCCACGGTCATGGTCAACCAGGCGTTCGCGCGGCGCTTCCTCCCCGAGGGCGACCCGATCGGCCGCCAGCTCACCTTCCTCGGCGGGCCCAAGACCATCGTCGGCGTGGTGGCCGATTCGCGCACGATGGGCTACGAGCACGCGCCGGTGCCGGAGGTGTACATGCACCACGCGCAGGCGATCCAGACCCAGTTCTCGCTCGCGCTCAAGGTGAGCGGAGACCCGATGGCGCAGGCCCAGGCGCTGCGCCGCGCGCTGGCCGAGGTCGATCCGGCGATGCCGGTGTTCGCCGTGCGCACGCTGGCCGAGATGGGCGCCGCGGGCCTGGCGCTGCGCGCGTTCAACCTGCGCCTGATGGTCGCGTTCAGCGCGGTCGCGCTGCTGCTGGCGGCGATCGGCATCTACGGCGTGATCGCCGGATCGGTCGGCCAGCGCCGCCGCGAGATCGGCCTGCGCCAGGCGGTCGGCGCACGCGCGCTCGACATCCATCGCCTGGTGCTGGGCACGGGCCTGCGCATGATCGTCCCGGGCGTGGTCGCCGGCGTGCTCGGCGCCCTGGCGCTGGGGCGGCTGCTGGCGGCCCAGCTCTACGGCGTCGGCAGCGCCGATCCGGGCGTCCTCGCCGCGGTCGTTGCGGTGCTGGGGCTGGTGGCGCTGGCCGCCTGCCTGATTCCGGCACGGCGCGCCGCGCGCGTCGCGCCGATGGAGGCGCTGCGCCGTGACTGA
- a CDS encoding ABC transporter permease has translation MTLFDDLRQALRSLLSRPLFALVATATLALGIGANTAIFSLAHQWLLEPLRVPAPEQLVNLSWARERSGWTSSNNAGSGDAVFSYPTFRDLERRQEGFGRIAAHRQIGVNLALDGETASAGGLLVSGSYFGVLGVQPVLGRLLDERDDAVPGVAESVVLGYGYWQNRLGGKSDVLGKTLRVNGVPLTIVGVASAGFDGTTLGTRPDVFVPITLSWSREPNTLPEHESRKAYWVYLFARMAPGLSIEQAQERINGPFHALVEEVEAPLQSMSGAELERFRASRLTLQPGARGQSLVPEQARLGLGLLFGVTALVLLIACVNLANLMLARGAARGAEMAVRAAIGASRGRLLCQLLAEAALIALAGALAALPVALAVLGLLARLFAEQIGVIEAAGLAPAAVVFAFAAAAATTVLFGLFPALELARTAPIAAIRGHGPAGAGRASTRLRGHLAVAQIALSMALLVLAGLFSQSLSNLADVDLGLRTEGVLVLTVAPPRNGYDAERSRQVLARIEETLAGVPGVTSASQSRVRLLSDDNLGGNVSVEGFQAAPGTDTQVLRNEVSPGFFATLGIPLLAGRDFTAGDDAAAAKVAVVNRRFAERFGLGDAPVGKRVALGGGVPDVAIVGLVETAAYAGVKDEATPQLFMPIAQRPVARETHFYVRTSLAPEALMRPVEQAVARVDPNLPVDGLQTLQAQRVESIAEDRLLGHLSAAFALLATLLAATGLYGLLAYTIAQRTRELGLRQALGAAPARLRAMVLAQVGRMGLLGGAIGLLVALGAGRAAESLLFGLSASDPRVYLAATVLMTLVVLAAASVPAWRASRVAPMEALRHD, from the coding sequence ATGACCCTGTTCGACGATCTGCGCCAGGCGCTGCGCAGCCTGCTGAGCCGGCCGCTGTTCGCCCTGGTCGCCACCGCCACGCTGGCACTCGGCATCGGCGCCAACACGGCGATCTTCTCGCTGGCCCATCAGTGGCTGCTCGAACCGTTGCGCGTGCCGGCACCCGAGCAGCTGGTCAATCTGTCCTGGGCGCGCGAGCGCTCCGGCTGGACCAGCAGCAACAACGCCGGTTCCGGCGACGCGGTCTTCAGCTATCCGACCTTCCGCGACCTGGAGCGGCGTCAGGAAGGCTTCGGCCGGATCGCCGCGCATCGTCAGATCGGCGTCAATCTCGCGCTCGACGGTGAAACCGCCAGTGCCGGCGGCCTGCTGGTCTCGGGCAGCTACTTCGGCGTGCTCGGCGTGCAACCGGTCCTGGGCCGTCTGCTCGACGAGCGCGACGACGCGGTGCCCGGCGTCGCCGAGTCGGTCGTGCTCGGCTACGGCTACTGGCAGAACCGGCTCGGCGGCAAATCCGACGTGCTCGGCAAGACCCTGCGCGTCAACGGCGTACCGCTGACGATCGTCGGCGTGGCCTCGGCGGGCTTTGACGGCACCACGCTCGGCACCCGGCCGGACGTGTTCGTACCGATCACCCTGAGCTGGTCGCGCGAGCCGAACACGCTGCCCGAGCACGAGAGCCGCAAGGCCTACTGGGTCTATCTGTTCGCGCGGATGGCGCCGGGGCTTTCGATCGAGCAGGCGCAGGAGCGCATCAACGGTCCGTTCCACGCGCTGGTCGAAGAGGTCGAAGCGCCGCTGCAGTCGATGAGCGGCGCCGAACTCGAGCGCTTCCGCGCGTCGCGGCTGACGCTGCAGCCCGGTGCACGTGGCCAGAGCCTGGTGCCGGAGCAGGCCCGGCTCGGTCTCGGCCTGCTGTTCGGCGTGACGGCACTGGTGCTGCTGATCGCCTGCGTCAACCTGGCCAACCTGATGCTGGCGCGCGGCGCGGCGCGCGGTGCCGAGATGGCCGTGCGCGCGGCGATCGGGGCGAGCCGCGGCCGCCTGTTGTGCCAGCTGCTGGCCGAGGCCGCGCTGATCGCGCTGGCCGGTGCACTGGCCGCGCTGCCGGTCGCGCTGGCGGTGCTCGGGTTGCTGGCGAGGCTGTTCGCCGAACAGATCGGCGTGATCGAGGCGGCCGGGCTGGCACCGGCGGCGGTCGTTTTCGCGTTCGCCGCCGCCGCCGCCACCACCGTGCTGTTCGGCCTGTTCCCGGCGCTGGAACTCGCGCGGACCGCGCCGATCGCGGCGATCCGCGGCCACGGCCCGGCCGGCGCCGGACGGGCTTCCACGCGCCTTCGCGGTCATCTCGCGGTCGCGCAGATCGCCTTGTCGATGGCGCTGCTGGTACTGGCCGGCCTGTTCAGCCAGAGCCTGTCGAATCTCGCCGACGTCGACCTCGGCCTGCGCACCGAGGGCGTGCTGGTGCTGACGGTCGCCCCACCCCGCAACGGCTACGACGCCGAACGCTCGCGCCAGGTGCTGGCACGCATCGAGGAAACCCTCGCGGGTGTGCCGGGCGTGACCTCGGCCAGCCAGTCGCGGGTGCGTCTGCTGTCCGATGACAATCTCGGCGGCAACGTCAGTGTCGAAGGTTTCCAGGCGGCACCCGGCACCGATACCCAGGTGCTGCGCAACGAAGTCTCGCCGGGCTTCTTCGCGACACTCGGCATTCCCTTGCTGGCCGGCCGTGACTTCACGGCCGGCGACGACGCGGCTGCCGCCAAGGTGGCGGTCGTCAACCGGCGCTTCGCCGAGCGGTTCGGGCTCGGCGACGCGCCGGTCGGCAAGCGCGTCGCGCTCGGCGGCGGCGTGCCGGACGTCGCCATCGTCGGCCTGGTCGAGACGGCCGCGTACGCGGGCGTCAAGGACGAGGCCACGCCGCAACTGTTCATGCCGATCGCGCAACGCCCGGTGGCGCGCGAGACCCATTTCTATGTGCGCACGTCGCTGGCGCCGGAAGCCCTGATGCGCCCGGTCGAGCAGGCCGTGGCGCGGGTCGATCCGAACCTGCCGGTCGACGGTCTGCAGACGCTGCAGGCGCAGCGCGTGGAGAGCATCGCCGAGGACCGCCTGCTCGGTCATCTCTCGGCGGCCTTCGCGCTGCTGGCGACCCTGCTCGCCGCGACCGGCCTGTACGGCCTGCTCGCCTACACGATCGCCCAGCGCACCCGTGAACTGGGCCTGCGCCAGGCACTGGGCGCCGCGCCCGCGCGGCTGCGTGCGATGGTGCTGGCCCAGGTCGGGCGCATGGGCCTGCTCGGCGGTGCGATCGGCCTGCTCGTCGCGCTCGGCGCGGGCCGTGCGGCCGAGTCGCTGCTGTTCGGGCTGAGCGCCAGCGATCCGCGCGTCTACCTGGCCGCGACCGTGTTGATGACGCTGGTGGTGCTGGCCGCCGCCAGCGTGCCGGCCTGGCGCGCCTCGCGCGTCGCGCCGATGGAGGCGCTGCGCCATGACTAG
- a CDS encoding ABC transporter ATP-binding protein, whose product MTNDPLIRLEGIKKVFFTDEVETHALSGVHFDIGRGEYVSISGPSGCGKSTLLAILGLLDTPSEGTYTLNNRQVADIGASERAQIRNKEIGFVFQAFNLIGDLSVFENVELPLTYRDGVSKAERRERAIAALERVGMAHRVKHYPAQLSGGQQQRVAVARALVGQPSILLADEPTGNLDSKNGEAVMELLDELHKAGSTICMVTHDPRYADFADRKIFMFDGRVVDEATMHRLRHEEDQRLMRPARAAAAAAATGGGAA is encoded by the coding sequence ATGACCAACGATCCGCTGATCCGCCTGGAAGGCATCAAGAAGGTCTTCTTCACCGACGAAGTCGAGACGCATGCGCTGTCGGGCGTGCACTTCGACATCGGACGCGGCGAGTACGTGTCGATTTCCGGCCCGTCCGGCTGCGGCAAGTCGACCCTGCTGGCGATCCTGGGCCTGCTCGACACGCCGAGCGAAGGCACCTACACGCTCAACAACCGCCAGGTGGCCGACATCGGCGCCAGCGAGCGCGCGCAGATCCGCAACAAGGAGATCGGCTTCGTGTTCCAGGCGTTCAACCTGATCGGCGACCTGTCGGTGTTCGAGAACGTCGAGCTGCCGCTGACCTACCGCGACGGCGTGTCCAAGGCCGAGCGCCGCGAGCGCGCGATCGCGGCGCTGGAGCGGGTCGGCATGGCCCATCGTGTCAAGCACTACCCGGCGCAGCTTTCCGGCGGCCAGCAGCAGCGTGTCGCCGTGGCGCGTGCGCTGGTGGGCCAGCCGTCGATCCTGCTGGCCGACGAGCCGACCGGTAACCTCGATTCCAAGAACGGCGAGGCGGTCATGGAGCTGCTCGACGAGCTGCACAAGGCCGGCTCCACGATCTGCATGGTCACGCACGATCCGCGCTATGCCGACTTTGCCGATCGCAAGATCTTCATGTTCGACGGCCGCGTGGTCGACGAGGCGACCATGCACCGGCTGCGCCACGAGGAAGACCAGCGCCTGATGCGGCCGGCCCGCGCGGCGGCCGCTGCCGCCGCGACCGGCGGCGGCGCGGCCTGA